The following proteins come from a genomic window of candidate division WOR-3 bacterium:
- a CDS encoding T9SS type A sorting domain-containing protein gives LLEALLYHDTTGILKERFIFEDGKGKTAEIYPEEPETLRVILPPGTYDNTEAIIEIRKLFGEYACLARLKVYEFEIVDKEMGGPQDWWIEEIPPRTLLLTPYPNPFLKTLKIRYQLAKRGRVLLKVYDIAGREVRVLVDEKEEPGVYVVNFDGTDRRGKRLPFGVYFIRLKTEEFSETKKVIFVR, from the coding sequence CTCTTGGAAGCCCTTTTATATCACGATACCACAGGAATTTTGAAAGAGAGGTTTATCTTTGAGGATGGTAAAGGGAAGACCGCAGAGATTTATCCAGAAGAGCCTGAGACTTTAAGGGTTATTCTTCCACCCGGAACCTATGACAATACTGAGGCGATAATTGAGATAAGGAAACTTTTTGGGGAGTATGCCTGTCTTGCTCGCTTAAAGGTTTATGAGTTTGAGATAGTGGATAAGGAGATGGGCGGACCGCAGGATTGGTGGATTGAAGAGATTCCACCAAGGACTTTGCTTCTTACCCCTTATCCTAACCCCTTCTTAAAGACCTTAAAAATAAGGTATCAGTTAGCAAAGAGAGGCAGGGTTTTGCTTAAGGTCTATGACATTGCGGGTAGAGAGGTAAGGGTTCTGGTGGATGAGAAGGAAGAGCCTGGGGTTTATGTTGTTAATTTTGATGGCACAGACAGAAGGGGTAAAAGACTTCCCTTTGGGGTATATTTTATCCGGTTAAAGACCGAAGAGTTCTCAGAGACGAAGAAGGTGATTTTTGTTAGATAG
- a CDS encoding CsgG/HfaB family protein, with product MKKGILLSIFLLLLTCAPPKPYEFRNYSLQENALADLREKRIAVLPFESSYGFEVGKVAADEMSLALGKIGKFDIVERGRIEELWKEQDLDKKRIDEKTAVEIGKMLGAHGVILGAVREYKRDKVGIACRLVSVETGRIIWQASDVIKGSDRRIQAHFPDPEDRHRLSEDPDFLLSFLCQLFAETWK from the coding sequence ATGAAGAAAGGGATACTTCTCTCCATCTTTCTTCTCCTCTTAACCTGTGCCCCACCGAAGCCTTATGAATTTCGGAATTACTCCTTGCAGGAGAATGCCCTTGCCGATTTGAGAGAAAAAAGGATTGCCGTCTTACCCTTTGAAAGTTCTTATGGTTTTGAAGTGGGAAAGGTTGCGGCTGATGAGATGAGTCTGGCGCTCGGCAAAATCGGCAAGTTTGATATTGTGGAGCGGGGTCGGATTGAAGAACTCTGGAAAGAGCAGGATTTGGATAAGAAACGGATTGACGAAAAGACCGCGGTGGAGATTGGCAAGATGCTCGGTGCCCACGGTGTTATCTTGGGCGCGGTGCGAGAATATAAGAGAGATAAAGTTGGCATCGCCTGCCGGTTGGTGAGTGTGGAAACCGGAAGAATAATTTGGCAAGCCAGCGATGTGATTAAAGGAAGCGATAGAAGGATTCAAGCCCATTTCCCTGATCCCGAAGACCGCCACCGCCTTAGCGAAGACCCCGATTTCTTACTCTCTTTCCTCTGCCAACTCTTTGCCGAGACCTGGAAATAG
- a CDS encoding T9SS type A sorting domain-containing protein: MRSLLVFFLLFSSLFSLTITWREWPYGQEYVGSYFRWWYNGANYPVPCPPFSEFDTLWDFATGSTRATAESRIRPRNEASGNPPAPTTYAERITDHNGLTWMYEHKDTTGTTQWMWVYGFYAGGSQFNYNSPYNKVYQFPMSLGTHWTSNWTWDYSGLLIYEERDNTVVAEGWVRVPADTTRFYPCLVIRTYLHTYDEMGIIDERRIIHEWVVPNRGRVGGSVVTIMSVNGEVNPRFTTADYFYRQKEFYSSIDMQPPEFANTTVIPTGYYFGPWKISSTITDANGIRTDSIYYKIGNQPWQSLPHDSVRGNIYHFHIPQISAPDTVRYYLIAIDNSNQRNRGTDPENAPNSHYKFYALDPANDHRPPQITQTTIWTDTIFLGPYVVSSNVTDSSYVDSVALYYRFGSGSEQRVLPDSVVGIRYFLTIPSASPGTFIRYRIRAVDGSPNRNAAYDPASGYYSFLVLDGEPPNFSGTTIWPDTTYPGPFPVSSTITDFSGINRALIFFRLGSMDWDSLLSDSVRGNLYHFHIPGVSQPTLIRYYLKAYDNSSRRNVGTDPQGAPGNFYSFFCDPQVGIGEVTSQKSFYLSIAKFNPKKIDLHLKEKGEAVIKVYNLLGKETFHLMKSFNPGDYQIKIPELSSGIYLLVIKLGKDEMKERFISFRER, encoded by the coding sequence ATGCGTTCTCTTTTGGTATTTTTCTTACTATTTTCTTCTCTCTTTTCCTTAACTATCACCTGGCGCGAATGGCCCTATGGCCAGGAATATGTTGGGAGTTATTTCCGGTGGTGGTATAACGGTGCTAACTATCCGGTCCCCTGTCCCCCATTTAGTGAATTTGATACCCTCTGGGATTTTGCCACCGGTTCCACCCGGGCAACTGCGGAATCTCGGATCCGGCCGAGAAACGAAGCCTCAGGGAATCCACCCGCTCCGACAACTTATGCCGAAAGGATTACCGACCATAATGGACTCACTTGGATGTATGAGCATAAAGATACCACTGGAACAACGCAATGGATGTGGGTTTATGGCTTTTATGCCGGTGGCAGCCAATTCAATTACAACTCCCCTTATAATAAGGTCTATCAGTTCCCAATGAGTCTGGGAACACATTGGACTTCAAACTGGACCTGGGACTATTCCGGACTATTAATCTATGAAGAAAGGGATAATACGGTTGTGGCGGAAGGTTGGGTAAGAGTTCCAGCCGATACTACCCGTTTTTACCCTTGTTTGGTTATTAGGACCTATCTCCACACTTATGATGAGATGGGGATAATTGACGAAAGACGGATAATCCACGAATGGGTTGTTCCCAATCGGGGGAGGGTTGGCGGTTCGGTAGTAACGATTATGTCAGTAAATGGTGAGGTGAATCCCCGTTTTACCACGGCTGATTATTTCTATCGGCAGAAGGAGTTTTATTCTTCAATTGATATGCAACCACCAGAATTTGCTAACACCACAGTGATCCCGACTGGCTATTACTTTGGTCCCTGGAAAATCTCTTCTACCATTACCGATGCCAACGGCATTAGAACCGATTCCATTTATTATAAGATTGGCAATCAGCCCTGGCAGAGTTTACCTCACGATTCTGTGAGAGGGAATATCTATCATTTCCACATTCCCCAAATCTCCGCACCCGATACCGTTCGCTATTATCTCATCGCAATTGATAACTCAAACCAGCGTAATCGGGGAACTGACCCGGAAAATGCACCCAATAGCCATTATAAGTTTTATGCACTGGACCCGGCAAATGACCACCGCCCACCCCAAATCACCCAGACCACAATCTGGACCGATACTATATTTCTTGGACCTTATGTTGTCAGCAGTAATGTTACGGATTCTTCTTATGTTGATTCGGTTGCCCTCTATTACCGGTTTGGCTCGGGTAGCGAGCAGCGGGTCTTACCGGATAGTGTGGTTGGAATAAGATATTTCCTCACCATCCCCTCGGCTTCTCCGGGAACATTCATCCGGTATCGGATAAGGGCGGTTGATGGTTCACCAAATCGCAATGCCGCCTATGATCCAGCATCTGGCTACTACTCATTTTTGGTTTTGGATGGTGAACCACCGAACTTTTCCGGAACAACCATTTGGCCCGATACCACCTATCCCGGACCTTTTCCGGTCTCTTCCACCATCACCGACTTTTCCGGTATCAATCGCGCCTTAATCTTCTTCCGTCTCGGGAGTATGGACTGGGATTCTCTTTTATCCGATTCCGTAAGGGGAAATCTCTATCATTTTCATATTCCGGGAGTATCGCAACCAACCCTCATTCGCTATTACTTAAAGGCTTATGACAATTCCTCCCGACGTAATGTTGGCACCGACCCGCAAGGCGCCCCAGGAAATTTCTATTCCTTCTTCTGTGACCCCCAGGTGGGTATAGGAGAGGTCACCAGTCAGAAATCATTTTACTTAAGTATCGCAAAATTCAATCCCAAGAAAATTGACCTCCATCTCAAAGAGAAAGGAGAAGCGGTGATAAAAGTTTATAACCTTTTAGGCAAAGAAACCTTCCATCTGATGAAATCTTTTAACCCGGGTGATTATCAGATAAAAATTCCGGAACTTTCCTCCGGTATTTATCTCCTTGTGATAAAATTGGGAAAGGATGAGATGAAAGAACGGTTTATCTCGTTCCGAGAACGATAA
- the fbp gene encoding fructose-1,6-bisphosphate aldolase/phosphatase translates to MAEKVTLSVIKADIGGYVGHSSSHPQVLEEAREKLTTAKSNGLIIDFYVTSCGDDLELIMTHNKGVDAEEIHKLAWDTFVACTEVAKELKLYGAGQDLLADAFSGNVRGMGPGVAEMEFVERKSEPVVIFMGDKCAPGAWNFPLFKIFADPFNTIGLVIDPTMHQGFKFEVHDIKKDINYILSCPEEMYDLLVLIGSAENYIIKNVYKKDGEIAAAASTQKLALIAGRYVGKDDPVLIVRGQAGLPAIGEILEPFVFPHLVTGWMRGSHYGPLMPTRQKEANPSRFDGPPRVIALGFQLSQGMLIGPRDLFDDPGFDYARYQANLFANFMRAHGPFEPHRLPLPEMEYTTLPEVLKRLEEKLKK, encoded by the coding sequence ATGGCAGAAAAGGTTACTCTTTCGGTAATTAAAGCAGATATTGGGGGTTATGTTGGCCATTCTTCTAGCCATCCCCAAGTATTGGAAGAGGCGCGGGAGAAATTGACGACCGCAAAAAGTAATGGGTTAATTATTGATTTCTATGTTACCAGTTGTGGTGATGACTTAGAGTTGATAATGACCCATAACAAAGGCGTTGATGCCGAAGAGATTCACAAGTTGGCTTGGGATACTTTTGTCGCCTGTACCGAAGTTGCCAAGGAACTAAAACTTTACGGCGCGGGACAGGACTTGCTCGCTGATGCCTTTTCGGGCAATGTCCGGGGAATGGGACCTGGGGTCGCGGAGATGGAATTTGTGGAGCGAAAATCCGAACCCGTTGTTATCTTTATGGGTGATAAATGCGCGCCCGGCGCTTGGAATTTTCCCTTATTCAAAATCTTTGCCGACCCCTTTAATACCATTGGTTTAGTTATTGACCCCACGATGCATCAGGGTTTTAAGTTTGAGGTCCACGATATCAAGAAGGATATAAACTATATCCTCTCCTGTCCCGAAGAGATGTATGACCTATTAGTCCTAATTGGCTCCGCGGAGAACTACATCATCAAAAATGTCTATAAGAAAGACGGTGAGATTGCTGCTGCCGCTTCTACCCAGAAGTTAGCCCTCATTGCCGGAAGATATGTCGGTAAGGATGACCCGGTTTTAATCGTCCGGGGGCAAGCGGGCTTACCGGCAATCGGTGAGATCTTAGAACCATTTGTTTTTCCCCATCTTGTTACCGGTTGGATGCGCGGTTCCCATTACGGACCTCTAATGCCCACCAGACAGAAGGAAGCGAACCCTTCAAGGTTTGATGGTCCACCAAGGGTAATTGCCTTAGGATTCCAATTGAGTCAAGGGATGCTCATCGGTCCTAGAGATTTATTTGACGACCCAGGCTTTGACTATGCCCGTTATCAAGCAAATCTCTTCGCCAACTTTATGCGCGCCCACGGTCCTTTTGAACCCCACCGCCTCCCCCTACCCGAGATGGAATACACAACCTTACCCGAAGTATTAAAGAGATTGGAAGAAAAATTGAAAAAATGA
- a CDS encoding CsgG/HfaB family protein, with amino-acid sequence MEGRKLFIIFLLLSYLFYTNCAPVRPYRVTNYFLSSKFSERKVKRVAILPFENLTKEEKAAKMVQEEFSLQVGKLEIFDLLERARIEELWKEQDLDTLYRFDVSTAAKIGKMLGAEGVIFGSVTKFIPYPEPKEDTSKKVKEKEVGPSVIIVDDNNSSWKWFLIGILAITVVGLVIYLAVKPSPPSAEVGLSVRLVDVETGEILWQAKETFRGARKSIQALGETKEEKERLVKDIDFLTSLLCQKLAETLKEER; translated from the coding sequence ATGGAGGGGAGGAAATTATTCATCATCTTTCTCCTCCTCTCCTACCTTTTTTACACTAACTGTGCCCCGGTCCGGCCGTATAGAGTAACTAACTATTTCCTCTCCTCAAAATTTTCCGAAAGGAAGGTAAAGAGAGTTGCTATTCTTCCCTTTGAAAATCTGACAAAGGAAGAGAAGGCGGCAAAGATGGTGCAAGAGGAATTCTCCCTCCAAGTGGGGAAGTTAGAAATCTTTGACCTCTTGGAAAGGGCAAGGATTGAGGAACTCTGGAAAGAGCAGGATTTAGATACCCTTTATCGCTTTGATGTCTCAACCGCGGCAAAGATTGGGAAGATGCTCGGAGCAGAAGGGGTAATCTTCGGTAGTGTGACAAAGTTTATCCCCTATCCCGAGCCAAAGGAGGATACAAGTAAAAAGGTGAAGGAAAAAGAGGTTGGTCCTTCGGTCATCATCGTTGACGATAATAACTCTTCTTGGAAATGGTTCTTAATAGGGATTTTAGCAATTACCGTGGTGGGATTAGTTATCTATTTGGCAGTCAAGCCCTCTCCCCCATCCGCCGAGGTGGGATTGAGTGTGAGGCTGGTTGATGTGGAGACCGGAGAGATTCTCTGGCAGGCGAAGGAGACATTTCGGGGGGCAAGAAAAAGTATTCAAGCATTAGGAGAAACTAAAGAGGAGAAGGAGCGTTTAGTTAAAGATATTGACTTTTTAACCTCCCTCCTCTGCCAAAAATTGGCTGAGACCTTAAAAGAAGAGAGATAA
- a CDS encoding nitrilase-related carbon-nitrogen hydrolase, producing MRIRIGYLQFKPIFGRKFENLKRAKRILNRIRKRDLPTIICLPELFSTGYAFLNREELVSLAEEVPGETSEALLKIAQEKNLIICAGFPEKRGEKIFNSALLCFPDGRYHIYRKVHLFFREKELFSPGDEPFSVINFPIKGKNLALGILICFDYIFPEAARTLALKKVQIILHPSNLILPYAPKITIARAIENRVFWVLANRVGIERRDNINLRFFGNSQIVAPDGKVLAKSGKREELVMVEIDPTEADAKKVTPNNDLILDRRPELYFR from the coding sequence ATGCGGATAAGGATTGGTTATCTCCAATTTAAGCCAATTTTCGGAAGAAAGTTTGAGAACTTAAAAAGAGCGAAAAGAATCTTAAATCGGATAAGAAAACGCGACCTACCCACAATCATCTGCCTGCCGGAACTATTCTCTACTGGTTATGCCTTCTTAAATAGAGAAGAACTTGTCTCCCTTGCCGAAGAAGTCCCGGGTGAAACCTCAGAGGCTTTATTAAAAATTGCCCAGGAAAAGAATCTCATCATCTGTGCTGGTTTTCCCGAGAAGAGAGGAGAAAAGATTTTCAATTCTGCCCTTCTTTGCTTTCCCGATGGAAGATACCATATCTACCGGAAGGTGCATCTCTTTTTTAGAGAGAAAGAGTTATTCTCTCCGGGTGATGAGCCATTTTCCGTAATCAATTTTCCTATCAAAGGAAAAAATCTTGCCCTTGGTATTCTTATCTGCTTTGATTACATATTTCCCGAAGCCGCCCGCACCCTTGCCTTAAAGAAAGTCCAAATTATCCTCCACCCTTCTAACCTAATCCTTCCCTATGCCCCAAAAATTACTATTGCCCGGGCGATTGAGAATCGGGTCTTTTGGGTTTTAGCCAACCGGGTGGGAATAGAGAGGAGGGATAATATAAACCTCCGGTTTTTTGGGAACTCCCAGATAGTGGCTCCGGATGGTAAAGTTTTGGCAAAGTCCGGGAAGAGAGAAGAATTGGTGATGGTGGAGATTGACCCAACCGAAGCGGATGCTAAAAAAGTTACCCCCAATAACGATTTAATTTTAGACCGGCGCCCGGAACTATATTTCCGGTAA
- a CDS encoding T9SS type A sorting domain-containing protein: protein MNHYELVFADTGPVYPDPPGIHTGNFKPNDVGDIDQDGLTDLLGPNWERANESTYNVVTTQESPDYHSYPESLSWWYRFAYNEVISEPFYFTTDLDNDTKKEILAGVPNIQIGAGIWENVANNQNELVWHRATEDGWAFSFYDFDMDGRKEFVTVGLGSLGRAFIYENTGDNQYELIRVDTVRIPNGSDVFSGNDLDSDGKPEFFVGFAQWVGGNIWDFYLYMWEATGNNTYERTFIERVRDVDWLDKRSKCGDIDGDGREELVWSIGAQVRVYKATGNNQFQLVWSWRNDHGGDYPHSLVNIYDMNRNGYQEIVVSGWNKTSIFEVEAVKLLRPNGGERLLGNSQEVIKWQTFYPPRCDSLSLFFSSDNGRNYELIATGIPGADTSYLWTVPNISSDSCKIRIIAYGPGWQYDESDGVFSITQTGIEEPFSLTKPFKFEISPNPAKGNIKIRYSLPEEAKIKIYDILGKQTKDFSLPRTRNLEIIKLEDSHFPLDPGVYILRLETKRKTFTHKFVWIR, encoded by the coding sequence ATGAACCATTACGAACTCGTTTTTGCTGATACGGGTCCTGTTTATCCAGATCCACCGGGTATACACACTGGAAATTTCAAGCCAAATGATGTCGGTGATATTGACCAAGATGGTTTAACTGATTTATTGGGACCGAATTGGGAGAGGGCAAATGAATCAACTTACAATGTGGTGACTACTCAGGAGAGTCCAGATTATCATTCCTACCCTGAAAGTTTATCCTGGTGGTATCGGTTTGCTTATAATGAAGTTATATCTGAACCATTTTATTTTACAACTGATTTGGATAATGATACAAAAAAAGAGATTCTTGCTGGCGTCCCTAATATTCAGATTGGGGCCGGGATTTGGGAGAATGTGGCTAATAATCAAAATGAGTTAGTTTGGCATCGTGCTACGGAGGATGGATGGGCTTTTTCTTTTTACGATTTTGATATGGATGGGCGAAAAGAATTTGTTACTGTTGGGCTCGGTTCTCTCGGCAGAGCTTTTATTTATGAGAATACTGGCGATAATCAATATGAATTAATAAGGGTTGATACCGTGCGGATTCCTAATGGTTCGGATGTCTTTTCGGGTAATGATTTAGATTCCGACGGTAAGCCGGAGTTTTTTGTTGGTTTTGCCCAATGGGTTGGTGGTAACATCTGGGATTTTTATTTATATATGTGGGAGGCGACGGGAAATAATACCTATGAGAGGACTTTTATTGAGAGGGTAAGGGATGTAGATTGGCTTGATAAGAGGAGTAAATGTGGTGATATTGATGGCGATGGAAGAGAAGAACTTGTCTGGTCAATTGGTGCTCAGGTTCGGGTCTATAAGGCAACCGGTAATAATCAGTTCCAGTTGGTCTGGAGTTGGCGGAATGACCACGGCGGTGATTATCCCCATAGTTTGGTAAATATCTACGATATGAATCGGAATGGCTATCAGGAGATTGTTGTTAGTGGCTGGAATAAGACATCAATCTTTGAAGTAGAGGCGGTAAAACTTTTAAGACCGAATGGCGGTGAGAGGCTTTTAGGTAATAGCCAAGAGGTTATCAAATGGCAGACTTTTTATCCCCCAAGATGCGATTCGCTTTCTCTATTCTTTTCAAGTGATAACGGCCGAAATTATGAACTTATCGCCACTGGTATCCCTGGAGCCGACACCTCTTATTTATGGACAGTTCCTAATATCTCTTCTGATTCTTGCAAAATAAGAATCATTGCCTATGGACCGGGTTGGCAGTATGACGAATCGGACGGGGTCTTCTCCATAACCCAAACCGGCATTGAAGAACCCTTTTCTTTAACTAAACCCTTCAAGTTTGAGATCTCTCCCAATCCGGCAAAAGGGAATATAAAAATTAGATATAGTTTACCAGAAGAAGCGAAAATTAAGATTTACGATATCCTGGGTAAGCAAACAAAAGATTTCTCTCTCCCGAGAACCAGAAATTTGGAGATTATAAAATTAGAAGATTCTCACTTTCCTTTGGATCCCGGAGTTTACATCCTGCGTTTGGAAACAAAAAGAAAGACCTTTACGCATAAATTTGTTTGGATTAGATAA